From Actinopolymorpha cephalotaxi, one genomic window encodes:
- the efeU gene encoding iron uptake transporter permease EfeU — MLANYLIGLREGLEASLVVVILVAYLVRSDRRRLVPRIWAGVAVAVGVSLAFGALLTFGPRGLSFEAQEAIGGSLSILAVGFVTWMVFWMARSARGLSSELRGQIDRAAGGGRTSLVVVAMLAVGREGLETALFLWAATQAATRTAQGATSTVAPLAGAALGIVTAVIVGYLIYRGALRLNLSKFFTWTGAFLILVAAGVVAYGVHDLQEARILPGLNNLAFDVSDTIAPTSWLGTLLKGTLNFSPATTWLEAGVWVAYVVPVMFLFLRQIRRNNRPSTAAAPSVPASPASPASSAS, encoded by the coding sequence ATGCTGGCGAACTACCTGATCGGACTGCGCGAGGGGCTCGAGGCCTCCCTGGTCGTGGTCATCCTGGTCGCCTACCTCGTGAGGTCGGACCGTCGCCGCCTCGTTCCCCGGATCTGGGCCGGGGTGGCGGTCGCCGTCGGCGTCTCGCTGGCGTTCGGCGCGCTACTCACGTTCGGCCCTCGCGGCCTGAGCTTCGAGGCACAGGAGGCGATCGGGGGTTCGCTGTCCATCCTGGCCGTCGGGTTCGTGACCTGGATGGTGTTCTGGATGGCGCGCTCGGCCCGCGGGCTGTCCTCGGAGCTGCGAGGCCAGATCGACCGTGCCGCCGGCGGAGGCCGGACCAGCCTGGTCGTCGTCGCCATGCTCGCGGTCGGCCGGGAGGGTCTGGAGACCGCGTTGTTCCTGTGGGCCGCCACCCAGGCGGCCACCCGCACCGCGCAGGGCGCCACCTCCACCGTGGCCCCGCTCGCCGGCGCGGCGCTCGGGATCGTCACCGCGGTGATCGTGGGCTACCTCATCTACCGCGGAGCGCTCCGGCTCAACCTGTCGAAGTTCTTCACCTGGACCGGGGCGTTCCTGATCCTGGTCGCCGCGGGCGTGGTCGCCTACGGCGTGCACGACCTGCAGGAGGCGCGGATCCTGCCCGGGCTGAACAATCTGGCCTTCGACGTCAGCGACACGATCGCACCGACCTCCTGGCTCGGCACGCTGCTCAAGGGAACACTCAACTTCTCACCCGCCACCACCTGGCTGGAGGCGGGCGTGTGGGTCGCCTACGTGGTGCCGGTGATGTTCCTGTTCCTCCGCCAGATCCGCCGGAACAACCGTCCCTCCACAGCCGCCGCACCGTCCGTGCCCGCGTCGCCCGCGTCGCCCGCGTCAAGCGCCAGTTGA
- a CDS encoding HAMP domain-containing protein, whose protein sequence is MTTRTTGTRRKATRSNPPKGSNGGGCARDAEDAALDRLLAAMEDLRDGNFRRRVTVGGDDEVTAKIAAAFNEIAERNQGLVGELMRVREAAGREGQFTERLRLDDMPGGWSIAGNLVNDTIEDLLQPTAELSRVLGAVADGDLSQRVSFHATRAPAGGELDSLSKTVNGLLDQLAMFASEVTRVATEIGMEGRLGGQAQVPGATGTWKDLTDSLNSMIANVTAQVRDVSQAAKAVARGDLSQKISVDVSGEVLELKFTFNTMVDQLSSFADEVTRVAREVGSEGRLGGQAQVPGVAGTWRDLTDSVNFMAENLTGQVRNIAQVATAVARGDLSQKIDVDARGEISALKNTINTMVDQLSSFADEVTRVAREVGTDGRLGGQAQVPGVAGTWRDLTDSVNFMAENLTGQVRNIAQVATAVARGDLSQKIDVDARGEISALKNTINTMVDQLSSFADEVTRVAREVGSDGRLGGQAQVPGVAGTWRDLTDSVNFMAENLTAQVRGIAQVTTAVARGDLSQKIDVDARGEILALKNTINTMVDQLSSFADEVTRVAREVGTDGRLGGQAEVPGVAGTWKDLTDNVNIMAENLTAQVRSIAQVTTAVARGDLSQKIDVDARGEISALKNTINTMVDQLSSFADEVTRVAREVGTDGRLGGQARVRGVGGTWKDLTDNVNIMAENLTAQVRSIATVATAVAGGDLSKKITVEAKGEVAALAETINGMVDTLRAFADEVTRVAREVGTEGTLGGQARVPNVAGTWKDLTDNTNFMANNLTSQVRNIAQVTTAVAQGDLSKKIDVDARGEILELKNTINTMVDQLSAFASEVTRVAREVGTEGKLGGQAEVVGVSGTWQRLTESVNHLAGNLTSQVRAIAAVATAVTEGDLTRQITVDASGEVAELKGNINQMIANLRETTTSNLEQDWLKTNLARISGLMQGCHDLKALASLIMSELAPLVSAQYGSFYLATSDLDADVILERTAGYGSIPTDLVDAPAARFCLGESLVGQAAADKRTIVMAGASSYVRISTGLGTVMPSNVILVPVLFEGQTLGVIELASVKDFTAVHRDLLEQLKETIGVNVNTIVANSRTEASLAQSQRLAQELQARSEQLQQQQEELQRSNIELAEKAALLASQNRDIEIKNIAIEQASQELEERARQLSLASTYKSEFLANMSHELRTPLNSVLILAKLLANDLHGNLTAQQIEFARTIYSAGTDLLQMIDDVLDLAKVEAGRMEVLVVPVTVEDLVGYVDSLYRPMAAEKALDFSVTVSPMVPSTLQTDRHRLQQILRNLLSNAVKFTHTGGVQLHIRLVGQSEVNSPSLQAAHSRVAFVVEDTGIGVAADKLALIFEAFQQADGTTSRKYGGTGLGLSISRELARLLGGELQVFSEAGRGSTFTLVLPIGEQIALTDQTSPGWQAMRGTPMSGTAIPATRAPGPAIPGGMKVPETRPSDSRPADADVSAPQASADMEGKEGTDGKGGAEPTTPTASDPRPPGNGSIPGVKSPGMRIPGPMTPGSGGPTPMPPGNGLPGKVVPGKVVPGKVVPREASDTTRPNAERHEDTPPGAPDGRVHDETVRNGPGEYAPPPPSAQSAYAGNAPRPGSAEEARWRHFRAFEGERILVVDDDPRYIYALATALEQHGLNPLCVENGMEAVRTLEQDTDVDLVLMDVMMPGLDGNATMTTIRKMPKYRELPMLAVTAKAMKGDREQSLSAGATDYVTKPVDIDQLLHLIATYLPGDPTVPQQNHPDRS, encoded by the coding sequence TTGACCACTCGTACGACAGGCACCCGGCGCAAAGCCACCCGCTCGAACCCCCCGAAAGGCAGCAATGGCGGCGGCTGTGCCCGGGACGCGGAGGATGCCGCCCTCGACCGCCTGCTGGCGGCGATGGAGGACCTGCGGGACGGCAACTTCCGGCGCCGGGTGACCGTCGGCGGCGACGACGAGGTGACCGCCAAGATCGCCGCGGCGTTCAACGAGATCGCCGAGCGCAACCAGGGCCTGGTGGGCGAGTTGATGCGGGTACGCGAGGCCGCCGGCCGGGAGGGCCAGTTCACCGAACGCCTGCGCCTGGACGACATGCCGGGCGGCTGGTCGATCGCCGGGAACCTGGTGAACGACACCATCGAGGACCTGCTGCAGCCCACGGCGGAACTCAGCCGGGTGCTCGGCGCGGTGGCCGACGGAGACCTGAGCCAGCGGGTCTCCTTCCACGCCACCAGGGCGCCGGCCGGTGGCGAGCTGGACTCGCTCAGCAAGACGGTCAACGGCCTGCTCGACCAGTTGGCGATGTTCGCCTCGGAGGTCACCCGGGTGGCCACCGAGATCGGCATGGAGGGGCGGCTGGGTGGCCAGGCCCAGGTGCCCGGCGCCACGGGAACCTGGAAGGACCTCACCGACTCGCTGAACTCCATGATCGCGAACGTCACCGCGCAGGTCCGTGACGTCTCCCAGGCGGCGAAGGCGGTGGCCCGCGGCGACCTCAGCCAGAAGATCTCGGTGGACGTGTCCGGCGAGGTGCTGGAGCTGAAGTTCACGTTCAACACGATGGTCGACCAGCTGTCCTCGTTCGCCGACGAGGTGACGCGGGTCGCGCGCGAGGTCGGTAGCGAGGGACGGTTGGGTGGGCAGGCGCAGGTGCCGGGGGTGGCCGGCACCTGGCGCGATCTCACCGACTCGGTGAACTTCATGGCCGAGAACCTCACCGGCCAGGTCCGCAACATCGCCCAGGTCGCCACCGCGGTCGCCCGCGGCGACCTCAGCCAGAAGATCGACGTCGACGCACGCGGCGAGATCTCCGCCCTGAAGAACACCATCAACACCATGGTCGACCAGCTCTCCTCCTTCGCCGACGAAGTGACCCGCGTCGCCCGCGAGGTCGGCACCGACGGACGGCTGGGTGGACAGGCGCAGGTGCCGGGGGTGGCCGGCACCTGGCGCGACCTGACCGACTCGGTGAACTTCATGGCCGAGAACCTCACCGGCCAGGTCCGCAACATCGCCCAGGTCGCCACCGCGGTCGCCCGCGGCGACCTCAGCCAGAAGATCGACGTCGACGCACGCGGCGAGATCTCCGCCCTGAAGAACACCATCAACACGATGGTCGACCAGCTCTCCTCCTTCGCCGACGAAGTGACCCGCGTCGCCCGGGAGGTGGGCAGCGACGGCCGGCTGGGTGGTCAGGCGCAGGTGCCCGGCGTGGCGGGCACGTGGCGCGACCTCACCGACTCGGTGAACTTCATGGCGGAGAACCTCACCGCCCAGGTGCGAGGCATCGCGCAGGTGACGACGGCGGTCGCCCGCGGCGACCTCAGCCAGAAGATCGACGTCGACGCGCGCGGGGAGATCCTGGCGCTGAAGAACACCATCAACACGATGGTCGACCAGCTCTCGTCCTTCGCCGACGAAGTGACCCGCGTCGCGCGCGAGGTCGGCACCGACGGACGACTCGGCGGCCAGGCCGAGGTGCCCGGGGTGGCGGGCACGTGGAAGGACCTGACCGACAACGTCAACATCATGGCGGAGAACCTCACCGCCCAGGTCCGCAGCATCGCCCAGGTGACGACCGCGGTCGCCCGCGGCGACCTCAGCCAGAAGATCGACGTCGACGCACGCGGAGAGATCTCCGCTCTGAAGAACACCATCAACACGATGGTCGACCAGCTCTCGTCCTTCGCAGACGAAGTGACCCGCGTCGCGCGCGAGGTCGGCACCGACGGCCGGCTGGGTGGTCAGGCCCGGGTCCGTGGCGTCGGCGGGACCTGGAAGGACCTCACCGACAACGTCAACATCATGGCGGAGAACCTCACCGCCCAGGTGCGCAGCATCGCCACCGTGGCGACCGCCGTCGCCGGCGGCGACCTGAGCAAGAAGATCACCGTCGAGGCCAAGGGCGAGGTCGCCGCGCTGGCCGAGACGATCAACGGGATGGTCGACACGCTGCGCGCGTTCGCCGACGAGGTGACCCGGGTGGCGCGCGAGGTCGGCACCGAGGGAACCCTGGGCGGTCAGGCCCGGGTGCCCAACGTCGCCGGTACGTGGAAGGACCTCACCGACAACACCAACTTCATGGCGAACAACCTGACCAGCCAGGTGCGCAACATCGCCCAGGTCACCACCGCGGTCGCGCAGGGCGACCTGAGCAAGAAGATCGACGTCGACGCACGCGGGGAGATCCTCGAGCTGAAGAACACCATCAACACGATGGTCGACCAGCTGTCGGCGTTCGCCTCGGAGGTCACCCGCGTCGCCCGCGAGGTCGGTACGGAAGGAAAGCTGGGCGGGCAGGCCGAGGTGGTCGGAGTGTCCGGCACCTGGCAACGGCTCACCGAGAGCGTGAACCACCTGGCCGGCAACCTCACCTCCCAGGTGCGCGCGATCGCCGCCGTCGCCACCGCGGTCACCGAGGGCGACCTGACCCGGCAGATCACCGTGGATGCCTCCGGTGAGGTCGCCGAGCTCAAGGGCAACATCAACCAGATGATCGCCAACCTGCGCGAGACCACCACCTCCAACCTCGAACAGGACTGGCTGAAGACCAACCTGGCAAGGATTTCCGGCCTGATGCAGGGCTGCCACGACCTCAAGGCGCTGGCGTCGCTGATCATGAGCGAGCTCGCTCCGCTGGTCTCCGCGCAGTACGGATCGTTCTACCTCGCCACCAGCGACCTCGACGCCGACGTGATCCTCGAACGCACCGCCGGCTACGGATCCATTCCCACCGACCTGGTGGACGCGCCGGCCGCGAGGTTCTGCCTGGGCGAGTCGCTGGTCGGGCAGGCCGCCGCGGACAAGCGGACGATCGTGATGGCCGGCGCGTCCAGCTACGTACGCATCTCCACCGGGCTGGGCACTGTCATGCCGTCCAACGTCATCCTCGTCCCGGTGCTGTTCGAGGGCCAGACGCTCGGCGTGATCGAACTCGCCTCGGTGAAGGACTTCACGGCGGTGCACCGGGACCTGCTGGAGCAGCTGAAGGAGACCATCGGCGTCAACGTCAACACGATCGTGGCGAACTCCCGTACGGAGGCGTCGCTCGCGCAGTCCCAGCGGCTCGCGCAGGAGTTGCAGGCCCGCTCCGAACAGCTCCAGCAGCAGCAGGAGGAGCTGCAGCGCTCCAACATCGAACTCGCCGAGAAGGCGGCCCTGCTGGCCAGCCAGAACCGCGACATCGAGATCAAGAACATCGCCATCGAGCAGGCCAGCCAGGAGCTGGAGGAACGCGCCCGTCAACTCTCGCTTGCGTCGACGTACAAGTCGGAGTTCCTGGCGAACATGTCCCACGAGCTGCGGACGCCGTTGAACAGCGTGCTGATCCTCGCGAAGCTGCTGGCCAACGACCTGCACGGCAACCTGACCGCACAGCAGATCGAGTTCGCCCGGACGATCTACTCCGCGGGCACCGACCTGCTGCAGATGATCGACGACGTTCTCGACCTCGCCAAGGTGGAGGCCGGCCGGATGGAGGTGCTCGTCGTACCCGTGACGGTGGAGGACCTCGTCGGCTACGTGGACTCGCTGTACCGGCCGATGGCGGCGGAGAAGGCACTCGACTTCTCGGTGACGGTGTCCCCCATGGTCCCGTCCACCCTGCAGACCGACCGGCACCGGCTGCAGCAGATCCTGCGCAACCTGCTGTCCAACGCCGTGAAGTTCACCCACACCGGCGGCGTCCAGCTGCACATCCGGCTGGTCGGGCAGTCCGAGGTGAACAGCCCGTCACTGCAGGCCGCGCACTCCCGGGTGGCGTTCGTCGTCGAGGACACCGGGATCGGGGTCGCCGCGGACAAGCTGGCGCTCATCTTCGAGGCGTTCCAGCAGGCTGACGGCACGACCAGCCGGAAGTACGGCGGGACCGGCCTCGGCCTGTCCATCAGCCGCGAGCTGGCCCGCCTGCTGGGCGGCGAACTCCAGGTCTTCAGCGAGGCAGGCCGAGGAAGCACGTTCACCCTCGTACTGCCCATCGGTGAGCAGATCGCGCTGACGGACCAGACCTCACCCGGATGGCAGGCGATGCGGGGTACGCCGATGTCCGGTACCGCCATCCCGGCGACCAGGGCGCCCGGACCGGCGATCCCGGGCGGCATGAAGGTCCCCGAGACGAGGCCGTCGGACTCGCGGCCGGCCGACGCGGACGTCTCCGCGCCGCAGGCGAGCGCCGACATGGAGGGTAAGGAGGGTACGGATGGCAAGGGTGGTGCCGAGCCGACCACGCCGACCGCCTCCGACCCGCGGCCTCCCGGCAACGGCTCGATTCCCGGGGTGAAGTCGCCCGGGATGCGGATTCCCGGTCCGATGACGCCCGGATCGGGCGGCCCCACTCCGATGCCGCCCGGCAACGGCCTGCCCGGCAAGGTCGTGCCCGGCAAGGTCGTGCCCGGCAAGGTCGTGCCCCGTGAGGCGAGCGACACCACGCGACCGAACGCCGAGCGGCACGAGGACACGCCGCCCGGCGCGCCGGACGGGCGGGTTCACGACGAGACCGTCCGCAACGGCCCCGGTGAGTACGCACCGCCGCCGCCCTCCGCCCAGTCCGCGTACGCCGGAAACGCGCCGCGGCCGGGCTCGGCGGAGGAGGCGCGCTGGCGGCACTTCCGGGCGTTCGAAGGGGAACGCATCCTCGTGGTCGACGACGACCCGCGCTACATCTACGCGCTGGCCACCGCACTGGAGCAGCACGGCCTGAACCCACTCTGCGTCGAGAACGGCATGGAGGCGGTCCGCACGCTGGAACAGGACACCGACGTCGACCTGGTGCTGATGGACGTGATGATGCCGGGCCTGGACGGCAACGCGACGATGACGACGATCAGGAAGATGCCGAAGTACCGTGAGCTGCCGATGCTCGCGGTCACCGCCAAGGCGATGAAGGGCGACCGGGAGCAGAGCCTTTCCGCCGGTGCCACCGACTACGTCACCAAGCCGGTGGA
- the efeO gene encoding iron uptake system protein EfeO, with the protein MPFPKRPAAPAVLCALAATTVLLASAGCTSNEPQPSADRGDGGRAKGGITVSASDDTCAVSATSAKSGTLVFEVTNDGSKVTEFYLYRADGTAIAGEVENIGPGLTRRLVVRAQPGTYTTACKPGMSGEGIRARFTVTGSGTANAGADQRLLDQAAGRYRAYVTGEVGKLLGGTKQFVTAYKAGEYDRARELYAPVRAHWERIEPVAESFGDLDPKMDLREADLAEGQTWTGWHLLEKDLWWPAGAPASKRLTDPERAKYADQLLADTRDLHARVATLKYQPDQMANGAKELLDEVATGKVTGEEEIWSHTDLYDFQANVEGARVAFDSLRPVVNTKDPALGRVIEQRFTALQKDLDRYRRGDGFVSYTDLSKAQVKRLSDSVNALAEPLSRLTAAVLV; encoded by the coding sequence ATGCCTTTCCCGAAACGCCCGGCGGCTCCCGCAGTCCTCTGCGCGCTCGCCGCGACGACCGTCCTGCTCGCGTCGGCGGGCTGTACGTCCAACGAGCCGCAGCCCTCCGCCGACCGGGGGGACGGCGGGCGCGCCAAGGGTGGGATCACCGTCTCCGCCTCCGACGACACATGCGCGGTCTCCGCCACCAGCGCGAAGTCGGGAACGCTGGTGTTCGAGGTGACGAACGACGGCAGCAAGGTCACCGAGTTCTACCTCTACCGCGCGGACGGCACGGCGATCGCCGGCGAGGTCGAGAACATCGGCCCGGGCCTCACCCGCCGGCTGGTCGTCCGCGCCCAGCCCGGCACCTACACCACGGCCTGCAAGCCCGGCATGTCCGGCGAAGGCATCCGGGCGCGGTTCACCGTCACCGGGTCGGGTACGGCGAACGCCGGCGCCGACCAGCGGCTGCTCGACCAGGCGGCCGGACGCTACCGGGCGTACGTCACGGGCGAGGTCGGCAAACTGCTTGGCGGCACCAAGCAGTTCGTGACGGCCTACAAGGCGGGCGAGTACGACCGCGCCCGCGAGCTCTACGCGCCGGTGCGCGCGCACTGGGAGCGGATCGAGCCGGTCGCGGAGTCCTTCGGTGACCTCGACCCGAAGATGGACCTGCGCGAGGCGGACCTTGCGGAGGGGCAGACCTGGACCGGCTGGCACCTGCTGGAGAAGGACCTGTGGTGGCCGGCCGGTGCGCCGGCCTCGAAGCGGCTCACCGACCCAGAGCGCGCGAAGTACGCCGACCAGCTCCTCGCGGACACCCGCGACCTGCACGCGCGCGTCGCGACGCTGAAGTACCAGCCGGACCAGATGGCCAACGGCGCCAAGGAACTCCTGGACGAGGTGGCCACCGGCAAGGTCACCGGCGAGGAGGAGATCTGGTCGCACACCGACCTGTACGACTTCCAGGCCAACGTCGAGGGAGCCCGGGTCGCCTTCGACTCGCTGCGCCCGGTGGTGAACACGAAGGACCCCGCACTGGGCAGGGTCATCGAGCAGCGCTTCACCGCCCTGCAGAAGGACCTCGACCGCTACCGCCGCGGCGACGGGTTCGTCTCCTACACCGACCTGTCCAAGGCACAGGTCAAGCGGCTGTCGGACTCGGTGAACGCACTGGCCGAGCCGTTGTCCCGCCTCACCGCGGCCGTCCTGGTGTGA